The Mus musculus strain C57BL/6J chromosome 16, GRCm38.p6 C57BL/6J DNA window ACAATTATAACTGTGAACAATTCTACAGAACTCAGGGAAGtaatggaaagaggaaagggcaCTCATCTTTCTCCTACCCTGCTGGGCTTCATTTCTGCTGTTCAGTCACAAGGTAGAGCAGCTGGAAGGAAGCAAGAGGTTGAACCCTTTGTGATTCTGTTccatagggtttttttgttttgttttgtctttttgacaatGGCTCTGTTTTTTCATTAGTGGGAAGTGTTCATTATTGGTCTAAATAACTTTACTTAGGTGATAAGATCTGGAGACAGGAATTTAATGAAGTCAGCTTATGTGGTATGCCTACAGTGGACCCGAAAAAGGAATTGAAGAAGGCAGGTCTAATGTAAACTAtttggcaaaaaaagaaaaaagaaaaagaaaaagaaaaaaaaagttactcgTGAATGAGAAAAAAACTGATTAGTATCTTATAAATGCAATTTTCAAGATGTGACATATCAGTGATGATAAAACCTTCAATTCCTACTTacaatcatttaaatatttaaacactTGTATCTAAATATTTTCTAGGGTCAAGTTGTACTGATGAGAATCAAACAACACAGAATAACAGTTTATCTCCTATGGCAAAAGATAATATTCTTGCTTATCTTGTGGGAATGGAGAGTTGACCTTGCTTAGAAACAGTAACTAATGCCTTGGCTGCTGGACAGATTCAGGATGAGTAGAGAGTCTGGTGATGTAGTGTAATGGTGTGAGGGACCCTGAACACTTGCCTCTAAACCTTTACCATCTTAGAGTGAATGATGGAAAGACTGTGGCATTAGCACATGTCTAGATCTGTGTTGAAGAACTTCTTTATTCATCTGATTAGGTGACCTTTATTTGATGTGATTTGTGAGGACTTGAGTCCTCAAAGAGCCAAGTGACATAGATATAGGATAGTAGAGATAGTTAATGCAATGTTTATCATAAGCAAGTTCTGCTCTTGTTAAAGCAATGACATGGCCGACTTTAGTCACAAGTGATTGTGACAAATAATTTTGTTGAGTTATCACCACTCAGCAAACATATCCATCATGGATGATTTTCATCAGTGTCCAAGCAATGTGAGGATTTATGGTGCAAGTTGGGCATAACCCACATGCCTGAACCTTTACTTTAGAAGATGAATAACATATTTAATTCTGATAGATTAAACATAGGAAAGTGAAAAAAATCTACTATTGTTGGAATACATTCTTAGTCACACATTGTTCCAGTGTAACTTCATATAAGTTACTGTGCTAGACCTAACTCACAGGGTTTCCTTTTCtcgttctttctctctgtgtgtatccagTGTACACCATAGTGTCTGTACAGATGGGTACAAAGGCTCGGCTCTGCTGCCGTTCTATTCCACTGACAAAAGCAGTATTAATCACATGGATAATAAAGCCCAGAGGCCAGCCTTCCTGCATAATGGCctacaaagtagaaacaaaggaGACCAATGAAACCTGCTTGGGCAGGAACATCACCTGGGCCTCCACACCTGACCACATTCCTGACCTTCAGATCAGTGCGGTGGCCCTCCAGCATGAGGGGAATTACTTATGTGAGATAACAACACCTGAAGGGAATTTCCATAAAGTCTATGACCTCCAAGTGCTGGGTAAGAGACATTGTCACATATTGTGCTATTTCACATTATCAATTTTAGTTAGAAAAAATGTCCTTGTGATTGTGACAAGACTGAATCTTTATTTGCtttccatctctccagtgccccctGAAGTAACCTACTTTCTCGGGGAAAATAGAACTGCAGTTTGTGAGGCAATGGCAGGCAAGCCTGCTGCACAGATCTCTTGGACTCCAGATGGGGACTGTGTCACTAAGAGTGAGTCACACAGCAATGGCACTGTGACTGTCAGGAGCACTTGCCACTGGGAGCAGAACAATGTGTCTGCTGTGTCCTGCATTGTCTCTCATTCGACTGGTAATCAGTCTCTGTCCATAGAACTGAGTAGAGGTGAgttaccttttttaaaaagaagaaataattgatATTTGCCTTATTCTTCCATGAAAGATAAAGGTTTTACCTTCATTCTGTGTGTGACAAGTAGAGTAGACAAAACCTGTTTAGGGGAAGAAGGAGTAAAGTCAGGAAAACGACTGAAGCAGAAAACATGAAGCTGTTTGCTAGCTCCGCAGACTCGTGCTAACATGTGTCACCTGGACAGAGGTTGGTCCTGTCCATAGTGTGTTGGCCTCTAAGGTGGCTctaagctgtgtcaagttgacagagttAACTAGGACACACCACCCCATTCAGACACTAGTAACAAGTTTTTGTTATCACTTGCCCTTCTTATCAACTAGCTATAAATTCTGGATGTTTCCATAATTCATTTATCAGGTTCAGTGATTTGTAAAAATGGTTCACAAAACTGAAGAAGACACCTTGTTTACTATACTGGTTTAATATAAAGACtccaacacagagacagacaaattcAAGAGGTTCTTAGGACCCTTTATGGAGAAAGGAGTACAGAGCTTCATGCCATCTCAAAGATTTCTGTGCTCCCAGTTCCTTGATGTTATCCCCATACAGAAACTCCTCAAACTGTACCATTTAGGATTTATATTAAGATTTTGTTACATAGTCATGAGGATTAATCCTTGACCATTGGTGATTAACACAATCTCCTGCCATTCTTTCTTCACATGAGGTTAGGTGGCAATGATTGTGGTCATATAGGATCCCAAGTCATAACTCTCTAATGACAATTTAGCTTTTCTGTGATAACCCCAACTGTGAAGATCTCGATGAGCTTTTTAGACACCAGTCATTTTATTGGCATACtaaagatttttaattttgttggcAATTCTTTTAAGAGCTATATTTCAGTAGGTGGAAACCAAAGACCataaatgaatttctttttttaaatttttagtattttttgatATATTGTTTCcatacatagtcctggctgtcttacaACTTGGAACTAGGTTCTGATTATCATAGCTCTAATCTCCATATTTCCATTTTAGTGTTCCAAACAGGTTTTAGGTTAATTCATTCTCAGATTATTTTTAAGTTGTTCCTATCCTATAAAAAGTGTTCTTCCATTAACCTCTTTCATCTAGTAGTCCACCACACACTATCCTAAACCCACTTCTCCCTAACATGCAGCTAGTTTTCAGTAACCATTCTGATTCTTCAGATATTTTAGAGCATTTCATCCTTACTTAGCACTGTTTGATGGCTTGTAAGTCATCTAAAACAACACAGACAGCAAAATGTCACTGGAAGGGTCATCAGATCCAATTTCAAGTTTACTATGCAGGCAAAGCAGCAAAATTAGAATGGTACCAGTACCAATacagacatattgatcaatgCAGCAAGATCGAGGGCCCACCTAAAAGTCCATGCACCTATAACCACCTGATTTTTCACTAGATTATGAAAATATTCACTGCAGAATAGATAGCATCCGAAAAAGATCATGTAGGGAAATTGGatattaacatgtagaagaatgaaacttGAGTCTTCTctttgcatcaaaataaattccaAATGGATTAAAGATCTCAATGTTAGATCTGTAACTCTAAGCTTTCACAAGAGAGAGCCCCAAGTATACTGAGTACACTGTAGAGAATAGGCTCAGGTAAGACCTCTCTGAATAGTACTCTGGTTGCTCAGGAAATAAGATAAAAACTCAGCAATTGGGATTACATGAGATTACAAAGTTTTAGTACTGCAAAGAAAAACTGTTAATTGACTGAAGAGGCAGCCtatagattggggaaaaaaaactatCCACAGATCTGATAGAGgattaatatttagaatatacatgGCATTAGAAAAGCCTaaacaaagaaattgaaaaatgaGCAATGGAACTGAATGGAGGGTTCTCAGAAGAAATGCAAATGACtagtaaatactttaaaaactgtgtgccatccttaaccatcagggtagtgcaaattaaaactactatgAGATTTTTAACCTTAATCCATGCAGAATCGctaatattaagaaaataaaatccagtggatggggggggggggccttgAAGAGCAATTTGTGCAGTTGCTGTGGAGACCAATGTGGCTGTTCAGAAAATGAGAAATAGAGGTGCTATATGATCACATAGATAATATGCCCATTTATATTCATAAATGTTCTAGTCTTAGTAACTAGAATATGTACAAAGATAAGATGTCCATAAATAATGCCCACGGGTCCACTTATGTGGCCTGAAAATTGTAAAGGTTGCTAATTACCTCTGTTTGGATTTAAAGCCACCTGGCTAAGTAAGTGTGTCCATGACAGGGAGCTCACTGTCTATTATTCTACAAAATGAACATAGAATAAAACCACCTTCTCATTTTGCATGGTTCTACCCATATTAGTGCAACTCTCATATCTCTTTAGAGAAAGTTTCTTTTTTCAGTGACAAGTGTTTAAAACAGAAACTCTCAACTGGTCAAGGAAGACAAAAGCAGAAGGATTGTAAAAGTCACCAATCAGGGAAGATCAGAGAAAAAAAGCATTTGGACATGACAGGATCTTCAAATTCATAAGCTCATAGCAATGGAGTTTTCTGTATAGGATGTAAAGAAGACTAAGCCAGTCAATATTCCAATATAGAATGGAAAGGGACTCACGAGTCCCTGCTCTTCCAACCTAGGATCTATGGACACTTAGTGGTTTCTTGAGGAAAGAGAGTCAGTTATCTCTAAGGGTATTCATTGCTTCTGGTAGGCTCCAACCCAGAAGTATATGGACAGCATAACCTGAATCAGTAGGCTATtaaaaaacagacacaaagtttgtGGGGTAACAAAGTGGGTATGGATCTGGCAGGAGTTAGAGGAGGAGTTAGACATGAATATGATCACAATACTTCATGTGaaattcttacttttttttcaatgaaaaagaaactattcttttaaaaagaaaacaactttttGTATAAAAGATGTATCATAGATGCACTTCAGACAGAGAACTTAGAAGATCTTAGCTGATTTCACCTGTAAACCTCTTTCCCAAGGAGTAACTTTCACAGTCACCAAAGAGGCTGTGCAAGCTGAACTAAATGGGAAGCAACAGGTAGTACCACCTAGCTCAAAAGCTTATGAACCACAGCAATGACCAGCAAGCTTGATGCCTAAGGTGTGATAGTGGCAATTATATCTTAGCAGCAACCAATAGTTGTCCAATTATGTCTAAGGCTCACTCAAGACTAGGAAATCACAACTGGTAGTGGAAAtctaagtaataactcagggtgtCAGTGAAGGCATTGATATCAGAGAGGAATCTGCCACAGCCCTCCTCTGATCTACCATAATGCCtatctaaattttaaatatcCTATAATCACCAGTAAGCATAGCTCTTAACAGTTACCAAAGAAGCTTTTATTTGCAATAGAAAATATCACAAAAAGCCACAAATGGTCAAAATGCACAGAACACAGATCATAGGATGTTCAGCCTCCATGGGTACATTCACAACACAATTCCTACATTTAATTCTCATGGAATATTGTAGAATAGGGGACAGAAACATGATAAGAGCTAGAGAAACAGGAAATCTGTGGaaaattgtgtctcctagaaatgtagGTGAAACTTCACCCATGAAACCTCAATAACATAGCTGCCTAAACAGGACTAGAACAATAGATATAGAAACATGGAAGAGGGAAATCTCACTTGGGCCTCACCCTTAGAGGAAGAACTACAGTTAACTAAGGGTGCTAAGAGTGGGAGCAGCAGTTTTCTCTCAGGGATGGCTCCCTATTGGTATTTTCATATGATGTATTAATATGCAACAGTAACAACTTAGAAAGATGAAGCTAGGAGTTTGAGAAAGAGCACTggttggtggtgggggagggtggagaAAGCGAGAGCAATATTTAGTGTGCATTTCTGcactttaaaatatttgctacattttgcaaaacacaagaaaatcaagaagaaggaagaccaatgtgtggatacttcattcctccttagaataaggaacaaaatacccatgaaaggaattacagagacaaagtttggagctaagacaaaaggatggaccatccagagactacctcacctggggatccatcccataatcagccaccaaatgcagacactattgcacatgtcagcaagattttgctaaaaggaccctgatatagccgtctcctgtgaggctatgccagtgcctggcaaatatagaagtggatgctcacagtcatctattggatggaacacagggcccctagtggaggagctagagagtatccaaggagctgaaggtgtctgcaaccttataggtagaacaacaatatgaactaaccagtacccccagagctcttgtctctagctgcatatgtagcagaagatggcctagttggccatcattgggaagagaggacccttggtcttgcaaactttatatgccctagtagaggggaacgccaagagcaagaaatgggagtgggtgggtaggggagcagggtggggggagggtataggtaattttgggatagcatttgaaatgtaaatgaagaaaatatctaataaaaattgaaaaataatttgcTAATGTCTATCAAGCACAAATGCTAAACTTGGTTCCTAAATAATAATGGTATGAGATCTATCTTAATTACACTTCATAAGGTGTTCTGATTTTAGTAGTCTCTAAAACTTTCAGACTATTTTAAATGATTCTAAAACTGTTTACCTCTAATTTCTTGCATAGAACTATTATTGAACTGACCTGACATTTTATCCTTGCCTGTATTTAAAGGTACCACCAGCACCACCCCTTCCTTGCTGACCATTCTCTACGTGAAAATGGTCCTTTTGGGGATTATTCTTCTTAAAGTGGGATTTGCTTTCTTCCAGAAGAGAAATGTTACCAGGTAGGAACTGAAAACTAAAATGTTAAGACTCACTAGAGAAAAGGCTTTGTTATATACACAATGGACTGGGAAAATAAATGATGTGCCCCTGGCATGGGTGTTCCCTCAGTCCTTCTTCTGCATCAAGCCTTTGTGAACGACAGAGCCCAGGCACAGGTGTTCACAGCTCTGTGAGAGATTCTGCCTTGCTCCAGTTCTGACCTAGGAGGGACCTACCCTGGGCCCATCGTGGAGGATTCCGTAGCAGAAATGAAGTTGCTGAAACATTATATTTGGTTACAAGTTTCTTGGTTTCTCTAAGACTCTGTTTATTCTGGCTTAATTGTAACATATgtaatttgtatttgtatttgtttttgcttttgtgtatTTCTAGAACATGAATATCCAGATTTCTGGAAGCTCATTAGTCTGATGACACATACCAGAAAACAGCATTTGTAATCAACTTTCTCATTGGAATCCAGCTTACCCGTCCCTGCTGTCTTCATGTTTGTTAGACACTCACCTCCAAATTCTTAACTGAGaagggctcctgtctaaaggaaatatggggacaaattgtggagcatagaccaaaagaaaggccatccagagactgccccacctaaggacccatcccatatacagacaccaaacccagacactactgaagaTGCTGCGAAgcgtttgctgacaggagcctgttatagctgtctcctgagaggctcagccagagcctgacaaatacataggtagatgcttgcagccaacaacTGGACTGAGCAAAAAATCTccattggaggagttagagaaaggactgaagagggtgaaagggtttgcagccccataggaagaacaacaatatcaaccaaccagatctcccagagctcccagggactaaattaccaaccaaaggctacacatggaaggacctatggctccagctgcttgtgtagcagtggatggccttgttgggcatcagtggaaggagaaaccCTTGGTCCAGTAAAGGCTTGATTCCCTAGTGtaagagaatgccagggcagtgacgtgggagtgagtaggtaggaAGCATCCTCATAGATGCAGGAGAAAGGAGAATGGAAGAGGGtattctggaggggaaactggaaaaggagacaacatttgaaatgtaaatacataaaatatccaataaaaaatgtacaGTTGCCAGTCATGTGATATGACTATATAGGCAAAAGCTTTGTGCTTACCATCAGATATGCTGTGAATGACCCATCTACTCTCTCTTCCCCATCTACTTTCTCTTCTCAGGTCAAAGAGAAAATGACTTAGCAAAGAGTGAACAAGAATTCTGGGTGGTTTTTCTTTACCTATGTGCCCCAGGAATAGCTTCCATCAACTTCTTGCTTCCAGGTTCATTTTACATGATCATAAAAGTTACATTGTTAGGTCCCATGACAACAAACAACACCTTGAAGTTGCCCACTAGCTGCTGGCCTTCTttctgtgcttgcttgcttgctaccAAGTAGCTTGTCAGTTGCCCTTTTTATTAATCATTGAATACATGACgaagatctatttttaaaaatcagtatctCTGCACTTTAGAACTTAAAAGTTTTATCCCAGAGAAGGCACTGTCCATATCATAGGGGTAACATTGAGACTCCCATTACTGTGGAAAGTCCTGATGTCCTAAATCTGTTTTCAGTCTGAATTCTGCCTTATAGGGTGTGGGATCAATTAGTGAGGATCAGGGTAAGACACTGGTAAACTGTAACAACTGTAAACTGAGACCTTGTCTTCGTTAAATACCCATAGTATTCCTATAATAGGAATATGTTTTTAGTTAAAAGAATTATATCTTAGATAAAGTGACAAATGATTTgggctattttatttttagtgaaaGTCTATGGAGAAAATGAATGCCTGGTACTAGAAGATACCAGGATAGTAGCTGCTGATAGTAATTGAAAGGTTAATTCAACTCATGTCATATGTCTAATGTCATGAATGGTGCCAGGGAAGTTGAAAAAAGTGTGTTGCTCTAAGCTATTCTTTACTCTATGACCCTGTTCTCAGAGCAGCAGAGTAATTATTCATCAGGTGGCTAGGGAGAGTAGAGGATTGTATGTGGGATACATGGGACTAGGCCTGGAATAGTAAACAGCTGCTCAAGTTCAACTGACTAATACTTAGTCATATGACCATACTAGTCAGCTTTCCCTTAGACAGTTGATCAAGCTCAATCAAGATTATCAAACAAGACCCTGTGCTGATCCTAAACAAGTGAACAGTGTTGGGAGCCTCCGGCCTGGATTGGGTTGAAATGTGACACAGAGTAAGACTCTGGTGTGGCTTTAATGATTGATGGATGttctagctttcttttttttttttttttttttttttggtttggtttggtttagctttctAACGATAATGAATACTGATGGTAACTTCTAAAAAGTCGTAAAAACTTTCCTGCTCATTCTGAGGGTTACTAACTGCTAGCTTCATCTAAAGTCCTTCCCTTtgactcctgagagtctctttacCTTCCAGGTGTCTGGTACTTTCTATAGAGTCCCCAAACTCCTACCTctcgaggttgcctgtttccattctttctgttggccctcagagcttcagttctGTTTGCCCTGTcttccaatacctgatcatgtttcccttttcttctccctgtcccttctcctACTCAtgtctctccctccatctgcctcccatgattgctttcttcttcctcccaaatgGGATtcaggcatcctcacttggacacttcagcttgttaaccttgagttctgtagactgttgggtattctgtaatttttgtttaatatccacttattagtgagtacatacaatgtatgttcttttgggtctgagttatctcactcagaatggtaTTTTATAATTCCAATCATTTGCCTGCCAAACTCGTGATGTTCTcattcataacagctgagtagtattcaattgtgtaaatgaaccacattttctgtatccattctttcctTGTGGGACATCtgcattgtttccagcttctggctggaaatatcacaaataaggccactatgaaaaTTTACACACATCATATCATATAAAGCATATACTATACCTGttgcattatttattttctaGAGAAGACCTTGTAAGCTAAGACtttaaattaaagtaaaaattaagcTCAGTTAAAGTTAACACTTGCTCATTCACACCAAGAAGACATGAAAGGAC harbors:
- the Cd200r2 gene encoding cell surface glycoprotein CD200 receptor 2 precursor is translated as MHALGRTPALTLLIFIYNFVSVYTIVSVQMGTKARLCCRSIPLTKAVLITWIIKPRGQPSCIMAYKVETKETNETCLGRNITWASTPDHIPDLQISAVALQHEGNYLCEITTPEGNFHKVYDLQVLVPPEVTYFLGENRTAVCEAMAGKPAAQISWTPDGDCVTKSESHSNGTVTVRSTCHWEQNNVSAVSCIVSHSTGNQSLSIELSRGTTSTTPSLLTILYVKMVLLGIILLKVGFAFFQKRNVTRT